In a genomic window of Nocardia fluminea:
- a CDS encoding ABC transporter permease → MVSVAARVPAAAKLRVPTAPLRKFGGALIAPLVSVTLALAAWYAVSMLILSEGRRFLLPPPHVVFGESLADPKKLEVMLEALAVTARVAITGLLISAVLGVAIAVLMSQAKPIESVVYPYAVVLQAIPVLAVVPLIGLWLGYGFAARTTVCVLIAIHPIIAMTLFGIKSVDGNLQELFTLGRAGRLRRLWSLQLPAALPSTLTGLRTAAGLSVTGAIIGDMFFAQGKPGIGTLLDTYRARLQSEDLIGALLLAALFGVLVFTVFTVIQKVSVGRWHNSAQ, encoded by the coding sequence ATGGTGAGTGTCGCGGCCCGAGTGCCCGCCGCAGCGAAACTTCGGGTGCCGACGGCGCCACTGCGCAAGTTCGGCGGTGCCCTGATCGCGCCCCTTGTTTCGGTCACCTTGGCACTGGCCGCCTGGTACGCGGTGTCGATGCTGATCCTCAGCGAGGGCCGCCGGTTCCTGTTGCCGCCGCCGCACGTGGTGTTCGGCGAATCCCTCGCCGACCCGAAGAAGCTCGAGGTGATGCTCGAGGCGCTGGCCGTCACCGCCAGGGTCGCGATCACCGGCCTGCTGATCTCGGCGGTGCTCGGGGTGGCGATCGCGGTGCTGATGAGCCAGGCCAAACCGATCGAGAGCGTCGTCTACCCGTACGCGGTTGTCCTCCAGGCGATCCCGGTGCTGGCGGTGGTCCCGCTCATCGGCTTGTGGCTGGGCTACGGCTTCGCCGCTCGCACCACCGTGTGCGTGCTCATCGCGATCCACCCGATCATCGCGATGACCCTGTTCGGCATCAAATCCGTCGACGGCAATCTGCAAGAGCTGTTCACCCTCGGCCGGGCGGGCCGCCTGCGCCGCCTCTGGTCGCTGCAACTGCCCGCCGCGCTGCCCTCGACACTGACCGGATTGCGCACCGCCGCAGGGCTTTCGGTGACCGGCGCCATCATCGGCGACATGTTCTTCGCGCAGGGCAAACCCGGCATCGGCACCCTGCTCGACACCTACCGCGCCCGCCTGCAATCCGAGGACCTGATCGGTGCGCTGCTGCTGGCCGCCCTGTTCGGCGTGCTCGTGTTCACCGTGTTCACCGTCATCCAGAAGGTCAGCGTCGGCCGCTGGCACAACTCCG